A region of Ferruginibacter albus DNA encodes the following proteins:
- a CDS encoding threonine aldolase family protein: MKIDLRSDTFTTPTPGMLEAMFKAPVGDDVFGEDPSVNKLEQMTADIFGMEAGLFCVSGTMANQVAIKTHTQPGNEVICDKLSHVYIYEAGGIAFNSGCQVKPIDGNLGRITAEQVEEAINPIDIHKAKSTLVSLENTANRGGGSCYNFIDIQNIKAVCSKYNLSLHLDGARLYNALVHKNETPKQYGEIFNSISVCLSKGLGAPVGSILLGTKEYIKQARQIRKIFGGGLRQAGYLAAAGIYAIENHVDKLKEDHEHAKQITAALRKKDFIGTIIPVETNIIIFEVKGRFTPKALVEHLQKKDIHCLPISPTQVRMVTHLNIKPEMVNKIIQIIDLI, translated from the coding sequence ATGAAAATAGATTTGCGTTCTGATACATTTACTACTCCAACGCCGGGTATGCTGGAAGCCATGTTCAAAGCACCTGTTGGTGATGATGTATTTGGAGAAGACCCTTCTGTAAACAAACTGGAACAGATGACTGCTGACATTTTTGGAATGGAAGCCGGGTTATTTTGCGTAAGCGGTACCATGGCAAACCAGGTTGCCATAAAAACACATACCCAACCAGGCAATGAAGTTATTTGTGACAAATTGAGCCATGTTTACATTTATGAAGCAGGTGGCATTGCTTTTAACAGCGGCTGCCAGGTAAAACCTATTGATGGAAATTTAGGCAGAATTACTGCAGAACAGGTAGAAGAAGCCATTAATCCGATTGACATTCATAAAGCAAAAAGCACGTTAGTTAGCTTAGAAAATACCGCAAACAGAGGAGGTGGAAGTTGCTATAATTTCATTGATATTCAAAACATTAAAGCAGTTTGTTCGAAATATAATTTGAGTTTACATTTAGACGGGGCAAGGCTTTATAATGCATTGGTTCACAAAAATGAAACGCCTAAACAATACGGAGAAATATTCAACAGCATTTCTGTTTGCTTAAGCAAAGGCTTAGGAGCTCCTGTAGGCAGTATTTTATTGGGGACTAAAGAGTATATTAAACAGGCAAGACAAATACGAAAGATCTTTGGAGGCGGATTGCGACAAGCAGGCTATTTAGCAGCGGCAGGAATATATGCTATTGAAAATCATGTAGATAAATTAAAAGAAGATCATGAGCATGCCAAACAAATAACAGCCGCTCTGCGTAAAAAAGACTTTATTGGCACTATTATTCCTGTTGAAACAAACATTATCATTTTTGAAGTAAAAGGAAGATTTACTCCTAAAGCATTGGTGGAGCATCTACAGAAAAAAGATATCCATTGCTTACCTATATCTCCTACACAAGTAAGAATGGTAACCCACTTAAATATAAAGCCGGAAATGGTCAATAAAATTATTCAAATTATAGATTTAATATAA
- a CDS encoding sigma-70 family RNA polymerase sigma factor encodes MRQLKIATQITNRDSQAVEKYLQEISKISMITPEEETILAQKIKMGDQRALDKLVQANLRFVVSVAKQYQHQGLSLSDLINEGNLGLIKAAQRFDETKGFKFISYAVWWIRQSILQALAEQGRLVRLPQNKIGTYNKANKAYMAFEQEHEREPSTEELAELLEMSETEINNIFQSNTRHTSLDAPVHEAEDVAMGDLLQGGDDTDEDVMHDSLRNEIRRVLKSLSPREAEIVNAYFGLDGENGVTIEQIGQKYDLTKERIRQIKERAIKRLQKARYSGALKAYLG; translated from the coding sequence ATGAGACAATTAAAAATAGCTACCCAGATTACCAACCGTGATTCACAAGCAGTTGAGAAATACCTACAGGAAATTTCAAAAATTTCGATGATCACTCCTGAAGAGGAGACAATTTTAGCTCAAAAGATCAAAATGGGCGACCAACGTGCATTAGATAAATTAGTGCAGGCAAACCTTCGTTTCGTGGTTTCTGTTGCTAAGCAATACCAACATCAGGGGTTATCATTAAGTGATTTGATCAACGAAGGAAACCTTGGTCTGATCAAAGCAGCCCAACGTTTCGATGAAACCAAAGGGTTTAAATTCATTTCTTACGCTGTATGGTGGATACGTCAGTCTATTTTACAGGCTTTAGCTGAGCAGGGTCGTTTGGTACGTTTACCTCAAAATAAGATCGGTACTTACAATAAAGCGAACAAAGCTTACATGGCTTTTGAACAAGAGCATGAAAGAGAACCCTCAACAGAAGAATTGGCTGAGTTGTTGGAAATGAGTGAAACTGAGATCAATAATATCTTCCAAAGCAATACTCGTCATACTTCATTAGATGCTCCGGTACACGAGGCTGAAGATGTAGCTATGGGCGATCTATTGCAAGGTGGTGATGATACCGATGAAGATGTAATGCATGATTCCTTGAGAAATGAAATTCGTCGTGTATTAAAATCATTAAGTCCACGTGAAGCAGAAATAGTAAATGCTTATTTTGGTTTGGATGGTGAAAATGGTGTTACCATCGAACAGATCGGGCAGAAATACGATCTGACAAAAGAGCGTATCCGCCAGATCAAAGAAAGAGCGATCAAACGTTTACAAAAAGCCCGTTACAGCGGAGCATTAAAAGCATATTTAGGTTAA